The Candidatus Saccharibacteria bacterium genome has a segment encoding these proteins:
- a CDS encoding translation initiation factor IF-2: protein MAEKTITIGDSITVSDLADKIEVSAAELVGALMKSGVMATLNDYIDFDTAAIIAADYEVELEQEEKKDPIAELKSKRDLSDKAQERPPVVAVMGHVDHGKTTLLDSIRETKIAEGESGGITQHISAYQVTQNDRVITFLDTPGHSAFAALRQHGAALTDVAVIVVAANDGVMPQTKEAVEYAQRAGVRIVVAINKMDADGADPNRVKQQLSDLQLIPEDWGGDTVMVEVSALKNTNLDKLLEMILLVADIDELKADTEVPAEGIVIESHTATGKGPIATILVEHGVLRVGDFIVTAGTYAKVRTLEDTSGNVISEAGPSCPAVVTGFKDVPVFGQRFEEVENEKTARKLASEAGQQMQKVRTNVVKSASDSDVLQAIEQERLTQQLKLVLKADVQGSLESMITSLEELGNDEISVKVIASGVGDISESDITAAQAAEASIVGFNVHASGTVKRQAVRENIDIKNYTVIYQLLDDVKEKMQELLQPNIVEEELGTLKVKGIFRTTQKQVVCGGLVTEGKLVNNQSIVKIFREDEQIAEATIVSLQKGQDVVKEVFKDDMCGLELATDEKVNLKEGDKLVCIQRTSVVKKL from the coding sequence AGCTTGAACAAGAAGAGAAGAAAGATCCAATTGCCGAGCTAAAAAGTAAGCGCGATTTGTCTGATAAAGCGCAAGAAAGACCACCAGTAGTGGCTGTTATGGGTCATGTTGACCACGGTAAGACTACCTTGCTGGATTCTATTCGTGAAACTAAAATCGCCGAAGGCGAGTCTGGTGGAATTACTCAACACATATCCGCCTACCAAGTAACGCAAAATGACAGAGTAATCACCTTTTTAGATACACCTGGCCATTCAGCTTTTGCAGCGCTTCGTCAACACGGTGCGGCACTGACTGATGTTGCTGTTATTGTAGTGGCTGCTAATGATGGTGTGATGCCACAAACCAAAGAAGCGGTTGAATATGCACAGCGTGCCGGTGTACGAATTGTCGTTGCTATTAATAAAATGGACGCCGATGGTGCCGACCCTAATCGTGTTAAGCAGCAACTGAGTGATCTGCAGTTGATCCCAGAAGATTGGGGTGGTGACACTGTAATGGTAGAGGTTTCTGCACTTAAAAATACGAATCTGGATAAGTTGCTTGAAATGATTCTTTTGGTGGCCGATATTGATGAACTTAAGGCTGATACTGAAGTGCCCGCAGAAGGTATTGTGATTGAATCTCACACTGCCACCGGCAAGGGTCCGATCGCGACTATACTTGTTGAGCATGGGGTGTTGCGTGTGGGTGACTTCATAGTTACTGCTGGCACATATGCCAAGGTGCGAACCCTAGAAGATACATCAGGTAACGTTATTTCTGAAGCTGGCCCTTCGTGTCCAGCTGTTGTTACAGGATTTAAAGATGTCCCTGTTTTTGGCCAGCGGTTTGAAGAAGTTGAAAATGAAAAAACGGCCCGTAAATTAGCCAGTGAAGCTGGTCAGCAAATGCAAAAAGTTCGCACCAATGTAGTTAAATCTGCTAGCGACTCTGATGTTCTGCAAGCCATCGAACAAGAACGCCTAACGCAACAACTTAAACTAGTTCTAAAAGCTGACGTGCAAGGATCGCTCGAATCAATGATTACTTCGCTTGAAGAGCTTGGCAACGATGAAATTTCAGTGAAGGTTATTGCGTCTGGTGTTGGTGATATTAGCGAATCAGATATTACTGCCGCTCAAGCCGCAGAGGCTTCAATAGTTGGGTTTAATGTGCACGCCTCTGGCACTGTAAAACGCCAAGCAGTACGGGAAAATATTGATATAAAGAATTACACAGTAATTTATCAACTACTCGATGACGTCAAAGAAAAGATGCAGGAGTTGCTGCAGCCAAATATCGTTGAAGAAGAGCTAGGAACACTAAAAGTAAAAGGCATATTTAGGACCACGCAGAAGCAAGTTGTCTGTGGTGGTTTAGTTACAGAAGGTAAACTCGTCAACAATCAATCAATCGTGAAGATTTTCAGAGAAGACGAACAAATAGCCGAAGCGACTATAGTTAGTCTGCAAAAGGGTCAGGATGTTGTTAAAGAAGTATTTAAAGATGACATGTGTGGCCTAGAGCTCGCCACCGATGAAAAAGTAAACTTAAAAGAAGGTGATAAGCTGGTTTGTATTCAGCGTACATCTGTAGTTAAAAAACTCTAG
- the def gene encoding peptide deformylase produces the protein MASKEDIVTLPTKNLRQQSDEVSFPLNKKIEKLIADMKSATLDWEASRPHEFGVALAATQIGVLQRVVVVRQSFRDKSNTNFDIFINPEITRYEGEVVEEHEGCLSVSDVYGMVPRYSKVKVKAKNEFGRPVKFVVKGFLARVFQHEVDHTNGITFVDKIGAEGRFFKLLPEGQMDEVTGDEKTKLLKYMDVTKNAT, from the coding sequence ATGGCGTCAAAAGAAGACATCGTAACACTACCAACTAAAAACCTCCGTCAGCAATCCGACGAAGTGTCTTTTCCATTGAATAAAAAAATTGAAAAATTAATTGCGGACATGAAATCAGCAACGCTGGACTGGGAAGCAAGCCGCCCGCATGAATTTGGAGTAGCCCTTGCAGCTACCCAGATTGGTGTTCTGCAACGAGTAGTTGTCGTGCGGCAAAGCTTTCGTGACAAATCGAATACTAATTTTGATATATTTATTAACCCTGAAATAACTCGCTATGAAGGTGAGGTTGTCGAAGAGCACGAAGGCTGTTTAAGTGTGTCTGATGTGTACGGAATGGTCCCCCGTTACAGCAAGGTTAAAGTAAAAGCCAAAAACGAATTTGGGCGGCCAGTTAAATTTGTAGTAAAGGGATTTTTAGCGCGAGTTTTCCAGCATGAAGTCGACCATACTAATGGCATTACATTCGTAGATAAAATTGGTGCGGAAGGTCGTTTTTTCAAATTACTACCCGAAGGGCAAATGGACGAAGTTACCGGCGACGAAAAAACGAAACTACTCAAATACATGGACGTTACCAAAAATGCCACTTAA
- the priA gene encoding primosomal protein N' — MSNFYELIPLSPLSKHLGFATYHYDSALQIGDVVKVTYGKRTITALVHTKTSKPSFTTKPILETIFSLPPDLMQLISWISDYYSLSVIESARLVVPSKLHVTRRKKFTTPSATATEDDSPLTAAQKRVIKQIENTTNGTFLLHGVTGSGKTKVMLEVIKKTIQRGKDVILLVPEIGLSNQTLAILHSHGFNTVHMHSELSEAQRHAAWQAVATSDEPVVVLGPRSAVFSPVRHLGCVIIDEAHDASLKQDSSPYYDSVHIAAFRAKQAKAQLVLATATPNVTEQYYSETGRINYLKLPERIFKSSNHSISVVDRTNKQLFGRSKVLSDALIESIDTSTASKQLSLLFLNRRGHSPNILCSECGWKAECDLCSHPLTFHSFNKKNTCHICGKMSEPIIHCKNCGSSDVHYRGTGTQKLEQELKKLFPQARIERIDRDITSKQAFTYKSLLTNIADNKIDILIGTQLLTKGFDFPSLSTVGVVDADSMLYIPDFRSEELTFQMLTQVIGRNDRRGKGARTFIQTLNPQNKAITAALTENYQEFYEYEIKQRQEGFYPPFSYLLKITARRNSDSSAKNDLLRIKQKFKNINSLGPAPSMYVPAGKKQWHLIFRTKKRSTLNAIARQLESENIICNFDPLNLL, encoded by the coding sequence ATGAGCAATTTTTATGAACTTATCCCACTTTCGCCGCTCTCAAAACACTTAGGGTTCGCGACCTATCACTACGACAGCGCTCTGCAGATAGGTGATGTGGTTAAAGTCACCTACGGTAAGCGAACCATAACCGCTTTAGTGCACACTAAGACCTCCAAGCCCTCGTTTACCACAAAACCCATCCTTGAAACCATCTTTAGCCTCCCCCCGGATCTTATGCAATTAATTTCTTGGATTTCAGACTACTACAGCTTAAGTGTTATTGAGTCAGCACGATTGGTCGTACCATCAAAACTGCATGTTACTAGACGAAAAAAATTCACCACGCCCAGCGCCACAGCTACCGAAGACGACTCTCCCTTAACCGCTGCTCAAAAACGCGTTATAAAACAGATTGAAAACACAACCAACGGCACATTTTTGCTCCATGGCGTAACGGGTTCCGGCAAAACCAAGGTTATGCTTGAAGTTATCAAAAAAACAATACAGCGAGGAAAAGATGTAATCTTACTAGTTCCCGAAATTGGTTTGTCTAACCAAACACTGGCCATCCTACACTCACATGGATTCAATACTGTCCACATGCATTCCGAATTATCTGAAGCCCAGCGACACGCTGCATGGCAAGCAGTTGCCACTAGCGACGAGCCCGTTGTTGTGCTCGGGCCCCGTTCGGCAGTATTCTCACCAGTTCGGCACCTTGGCTGTGTGATCATCGACGAAGCTCATGATGCATCATTAAAGCAAGACTCAAGCCCGTATTACGACAGTGTTCACATAGCGGCATTTCGAGCAAAGCAAGCAAAAGCCCAATTAGTGCTCGCCACAGCAACGCCAAATGTTACAGAGCAGTATTATTCCGAAACTGGGCGGATCAATTATTTAAAACTACCCGAGCGAATATTTAAAAGCAGCAACCATTCGATTTCCGTCGTTGATAGAACTAATAAGCAACTCTTTGGCCGAAGCAAAGTGCTAAGCGATGCCCTTATCGAATCAATCGATACATCAACAGCCAGCAAACAGCTGTCGCTGCTTTTTTTAAATCGCCGAGGGCATTCGCCCAATATTCTGTGCTCTGAGTGTGGGTGGAAGGCCGAGTGCGACCTGTGCTCTCACCCCCTCACATTCCACAGTTTCAACAAAAAGAACACTTGTCATATTTGCGGCAAGATGTCCGAACCGATCATCCATTGCAAAAACTGTGGCTCCAGCGATGTTCATTACCGCGGCACTGGTACTCAAAAACTGGAACAAGAACTTAAAAAATTATTTCCTCAGGCCCGCATTGAAAGAATTGACCGCGACATTACCTCTAAGCAGGCATTTACGTACAAATCACTCTTAACCAATATTGCTGACAACAAAATTGATATCCTTATTGGCACACAACTCCTAACAAAAGGCTTTGACTTTCCAAGTCTATCGACCGTTGGCGTCGTGGACGCCGATTCTATGCTCTACATTCCAGACTTTCGGTCCGAGGAGCTAACTTTTCAAATGCTAACGCAGGTCATTGGTAGAAATGATCGCCGAGGCAAAGGTGCTCGGACATTTATTCAAACACTTAACCCGCAAAACAAAGCCATTACCGCGGCACTGACAGAAAATTATCAAGAATTTTACGAGTATGAAATCAAACAAAGACAAGAAGGATTCTATCCTCCATTCTCGTACTTACTAAAAATCACTGCTCGCCGAAACTCTGACAGCTCTGCAAAGAATGATCTGTTGCGAATTAAGCAGAAGTTTAAAAACATCAATAGCCTTGGTCCTGCTCCGAGCATGTATGTCCCAGCGGGCAAAAAACAATGGCATTTAATTTTTAGGACAAAAAAACGATCAACGCTGAATGCCATTGCTCGTCAACTAGAATCAGAAAATATAATTTGTAATTTTGATCCATTAAATTTGCTGTAA
- a CDS encoding ArsR family transcriptional regulator → MLDVFITSRVRRKILVVYAKYPDFQTHVRGLAKLIKEDPGNIQRELTKLEKVGFLNSRKESNTKVYSANTAFPIFKELQSIVLKSQRAKRIARQS, encoded by the coding sequence ATGTTGGACGTGTTTATTACATCTCGAGTTCGTCGAAAGATTTTGGTAGTCTATGCCAAATATCCTGATTTTCAGACGCATGTTCGTGGTCTTGCTAAATTAATCAAAGAAGACCCAGGTAATATTCAACGTGAGTTAACTAAGCTAGAAAAAGTTGGCTTCCTTAATTCACGCAAGGAATCAAACACCAAGGTATATAGTGCCAACACAGCTTTTCCCATATTTAAAGAACTTCAAAGTATTGTCTTAAAAAGCCAACGTGCGAAGCGAATTGCTCGTCAATCGTAA